A genomic segment from Oncorhynchus clarkii lewisi isolate Uvic-CL-2024 chromosome 12, UVic_Ocla_1.0, whole genome shotgun sequence encodes:
- the LOC139422522 gene encoding uncharacterized protein, which translates to MVRTLNNMEELRGSGFGRPWPRHGLKLLFWFANDYIVFDNDNQMFANYDPEEGHFGFHHFRNRLECENNVCKRLLPDDGYPFYEVGNLHLTAAYSMPNYVRKYNTGDIDTSNMDRLIISMRPDMTVDRVYVTQHEDLRSFDPVNTYRISRGLLMIICGHPFADMSFRNFLEQAGYSTYEPMRYIDQCSSTAQIEFPSPAPRESRDTRMNIEVGSRAPPRAAPGFWESYCTIL; encoded by the coding sequence ATGGTTCGAACATTGAACAATATGGAGGAGCTGAGAGGTTCAGGTTTTGGTCGTCCCTGGCCGAGGCACGGACTCAAGCTCCTTTTCTGGTTTGCCAACGATTACATCGTCTTTGACAACGACAACCAGATGTTTGCAAATTACGACCCCGAAGAGGGACACTTTGGTTTCCATCACTTCCGCAACAGACTTGAGTGTGAAAACAACGTCTGCAAGAGGCTGCTTCCTGATGATGGCTACCCATTCTATGAGGTGGGCAACCTCCACCTCACAGCAGCTTATTCCATGCCTAATTATGTCAGGAAGTACAACACTGGTGACATAGATACCAGCAACATGGACCGCCTCATCATCAGTATGCGTCCAGACATGACAGTGGATAGGGTCTATGTGACCCAGCACGAGGACCTGAGGAGCTTCGACCCGGTCAACACCTATCGCATCAGCAGGGGGTTGCTCATGATCATATGCGGCCATCCATTCGCGGACATGTCATTTAGGAACTTCCTGGAACAGGCGGGCTATTCTACCTACGAGCCAATGAGATATATCGATCAGTGTTCTAGTACCGCCCAAATCGAATTCCCAAGCCCCGCCCCCAGGGAGTCTAGAGATACCAGAATGAATATAGAAGTTGGATCCAGAGCTCCACCCAGAGCTGCACCAGGCTTCTGGGAaagctactgtaccatactgtaa